The following are encoded together in the Pseudodesulfovibrio indicus genome:
- a CDS encoding GlcG/HbpS family heme-binding protein, with product MRKLSLSLVLVFTVLFSATGFAAEPVKTLPGDITLAQAQTILAAALKKAEEIKIPMNIAIVDAGGNLKAFYRQEDAFIGSIDISIKKAVTARYFNMPTRALAAASQVGQPLYGIEVSNDGLIIFAGGVPLVDKNNVIIGAIGVSGGSIDEDESVAMAGAAVIK from the coding sequence ATGCGCAAACTGTCTCTTTCCCTCGTTCTCGTCTTCACCGTCCTCTTCTCCGCCACCGGCTTTGCCGCCGAACCGGTCAAGACCCTGCCCGGCGACATCACCCTGGCCCAGGCCCAGACCATCCTGGCCGCCGCCCTGAAAAAGGCCGAGGAGATCAAGATCCCGATGAACATCGCCATCGTCGACGCGGGCGGCAACCTCAAGGCGTTCTACCGCCAGGAAGACGCCTTCATCGGCAGCATCGACATCTCCATCAAGAAGGCGGTCACCGCCCGCTACTTCAACATGCCCACCCGCGCCCTGGCCGCCGCCTCCCAGGTCGGCCAGCCCCTCTACGGCATCGAGGTCAGCAATGACGGCCTGATCATCTTCGCCGGCGGCGTGCCGCTGGTGGACAAGAACAACGTCATCATCGGCGCCATCGGCGTGTCCGGCGGCAGCATCGACGAGGACGAGAGCGTGGCCATGGCCGGCGCAGCGGTCATCAAGTAA
- a CDS encoding metal ABC transporter solute-binding protein, Zn/Mn family, with protein sequence MAVSSLIRRVLPLVLGLMMVLPGSALAGVRAFVSILPQKYFVERIGGDLVDVEVLVMPGANPHMYEPSPRQMTALAGAQVYFAIGVNLEEVWLPRLADANRAMRIVRADQGVDKIPMAAHHHDEEGEEHDEHMHDGHEAEQDHDHGILDPHIWLDPVRAETIARNTCAGLVAVDPGHRAEYEANLAALLKDMETLHATISRTLAAVPEDRRSFLVFHPSWGYFADRYGLTQVAIEAGGSEPGPRHLAEIIEHGRELHVSAVFVQPQFSQRSAAVIASELKAAVVPLDPLAEDWKDNLLHAAEAFGKALR encoded by the coding sequence ATGGCGGTTTCGAGTTTGATTCGGAGGGTGTTGCCCCTGGTCCTGGGGCTGATGATGGTGCTGCCCGGCTCCGCGCTGGCCGGCGTCAGGGCGTTCGTGTCCATCCTGCCGCAGAAGTATTTCGTCGAGCGCATCGGCGGGGACCTGGTGGACGTGGAGGTGCTGGTCATGCCCGGGGCCAACCCGCATATGTACGAGCCCTCGCCGCGCCAGATGACGGCCCTGGCCGGGGCGCAGGTCTATTTCGCCATCGGCGTCAACCTGGAAGAGGTCTGGCTGCCCAGGCTGGCCGACGCCAACCGCGCCATGCGCATCGTGCGCGCCGACCAGGGCGTGGACAAGATTCCCATGGCCGCCCATCATCACGACGAAGAAGGCGAGGAGCATGACGAACACATGCACGACGGCCATGAGGCCGAGCAGGATCATGACCACGGCATCCTCGATCCGCACATCTGGCTCGACCCGGTGCGCGCCGAGACCATAGCCCGCAACACCTGCGCCGGGCTGGTCGCCGTGGACCCCGGCCACCGCGCCGAGTACGAGGCCAACCTGGCCGCGCTGCTCAAGGACATGGAGACGCTCCACGCGACCATCTCCCGGACCCTGGCCGCCGTGCCGGAGGACAGACGGTCCTTCCTGGTCTTCCATCCGTCGTGGGGGTATTTCGCGGACCGTTACGGCCTGACCCAGGTGGCCATCGAGGCGGGCGGCTCCGAACCCGGCCCCCGGCACCTGGCCGAGATCATCGAGCACGGCCGGGAGCTGCACGTCTCCGCAGTCTTTGTCCAGCCGCAGTTCTCGCAGCGCAGCGCAGCGGTCATCGCCTCGGAGCTCAAGGCCGCGGTCGTCCCCCTGGACCCGCTGGCCGAGGACTGGAAGGACAACCTGCTGCACGCCGCCGAGGCGTTCGGCAAGGCGCTGCGCTGA
- a CDS encoding peptidylprolyl isomerase, whose amino-acid sequence MIKMETTMGDIVIELDFENAPKTAANFQQYVEEGFYDGLIFHRVISNFMIQGGGMDKDMKEKETRAPIKNEANNGLKNDCYTLAMARTMDPHSASSQFFINVKDNGFLNFSSETPQGWGYAVFGKVVEGQDTVDKIKAVDTGRHGFHDDVPLEPVVITKATVVE is encoded by the coding sequence ATGATCAAAATGGAAACCACCATGGGCGACATCGTCATCGAGCTCGATTTCGAAAACGCCCCCAAGACCGCGGCCAACTTTCAGCAGTATGTGGAGGAAGGGTTCTACGACGGCCTGATCTTCCACCGCGTCATCTCCAACTTCATGATCCAGGGCGGCGGCATGGATAAGGATATGAAGGAGAAGGAGACCCGCGCCCCGATCAAGAACGAGGCCAACAACGGCCTGAAGAACGACTGCTACACCCTGGCCATGGCCCGGACCATGGACCCGCATTCCGCCTCTTCCCAGTTCTTCATCAACGTCAAGGACAACGGCTTCCTGAACTTCTCCTCCGAGACCCCCCAGGGCTGGGGCTATGCCGTGTTCGGCAAGGTCGTGGAGGGGCAGGACACCGTGGACAAGATCAAGGCGGTCGACACCGGCCGTCACGGCTTCCACGACGACGTTCCCCTGGAGCCGGTGGTCATCACCAAGGCCACCGTGGTCGAATAA
- a CDS encoding Fur family transcriptional regulator, giving the protein MEPRETPNAARDFLERTGIDPTLNRILVWSAVASAKGPVTAAEVHAEATREHRLNRVTVYRILDLLAERGAVNRINAGERALRYCVGDGHSHFHCTNCGEVRCIANETLHFDESAVANALGLTISHIDLHLEGVCPKCSRALG; this is encoded by the coding sequence ATGGAACCTCGAGAAACCCCCAACGCCGCCCGCGATTTCCTGGAACGGACCGGCATCGACCCGACCCTGAACCGCATCCTGGTGTGGTCCGCCGTGGCGTCGGCCAAAGGCCCGGTGACCGCCGCCGAGGTCCACGCCGAGGCGACCCGCGAACACCGCCTGAACCGGGTCACGGTCTACCGCATCCTCGACCTCCTGGCCGAGCGGGGCGCGGTCAACCGCATCAATGCCGGAGAGCGCGCCCTGCGGTATTGCGTGGGGGACGGTCACAGTCACTTTCATTGCACCAATTGCGGCGAGGTTCGCTGCATCGCCAACGAGACGCTCCATTTCGATGAGTCTGCCGTGGCCAACGCGCTAGGCTTGACCATCAGCCACATTGATCTTCATTTGGAAGGGGTCTGTCCAAAATGCAGTCGTGCCTTGGGGTAG
- a CDS encoding SGNH/GDSL hydrolase family protein has protein sequence MSGENNPFEKHARAIGVLFGCLLLLAVAGGAWLGYRALAQDAKRGYERHIVLRECSPLSETRHSAWNSDEQYVRRCDDNGFIEPSRVHDDPELEIVFLGASTTECLHNPEDQRFPYLAGRLLEERTNRRVNAYNGGKSGSTANHSVLALLGKVVPMHPDAAVLMHGINDAMFLMLAGDYWAPHARRSMLQDKDYNPVKAWVLERELGHRFLDMPKTDYDPYRGKPATLNVEAMTAQFAAMEELFVFICRKYAITPVLMTQFNRLTLDSDAYREATAARLKDFSIEYDDFQRAYAAINETTRRVAAEQGVLLVDLAARIPGTPEYMYDSVHLTEKGTAAVADIVAQALSAELVR, from the coding sequence GTGAGCGGCGAGAACAACCCCTTCGAGAAACACGCCCGGGCCATCGGCGTCCTCTTCGGCTGCCTCCTGCTGCTGGCTGTGGCGGGCGGTGCGTGGCTCGGCTACCGCGCCCTGGCGCAAGACGCCAAGCGTGGCTATGAGCGGCACATCGTGCTGCGCGAATGTTCCCCCCTGTCCGAGACCCGGCATTCCGCCTGGAATTCCGACGAGCAGTACGTCCGCAGGTGCGACGACAACGGCTTCATCGAGCCTTCCAGGGTGCACGACGACCCGGAGCTCGAAATCGTCTTCCTGGGCGCGTCCACCACGGAATGCCTGCACAACCCCGAGGACCAGCGGTTCCCGTATCTGGCCGGGCGGCTCCTCGAGGAGCGCACGAACAGGCGGGTCAACGCCTACAACGGCGGCAAGAGCGGCAGCACCGCCAACCACAGCGTGCTTGCCCTGCTCGGCAAGGTCGTGCCCATGCACCCCGATGCGGCGGTGCTCATGCACGGCATCAACGACGCCATGTTCCTGATGCTCGCGGGCGACTACTGGGCTCCCCACGCCCGCCGCTCCATGCTCCAGGACAAGGACTACAACCCGGTCAAGGCATGGGTCCTGGAACGAGAACTCGGCCACCGCTTCCTGGATATGCCTAAGACCGACTACGATCCGTACCGGGGCAAGCCCGCCACCCTGAACGTGGAGGCCATGACCGCCCAGTTCGCGGCCATGGAGGAGCTGTTCGTCTTCATCTGTCGCAAGTACGCCATCACCCCGGTGCTCATGACGCAGTTCAACCGGCTGACCCTCGACTCAGACGCCTACCGCGAGGCCACTGCCGCCCGGCTCAAGGACTTCTCCATCGAGTATGACGACTTCCAGCGCGCCTACGCGGCCATTAACGAGACCACCCGCCGGGTGGCCGCCGAGCAGGGCGTGCTCCTCGTGGACCTGGCCGCGCGCATCCCCGGCACGCCGGAATACATGTACGACTCCGTGCATCTGACCGAAAAGGGCACCGCCGCCGTGGCCGACATCGTGGCCCAAGCCCTGTCCGCCGAACTGGTCCGCTAG
- the dsrA gene encoding dissimilatory-type sulfite reductase subunit alpha → MAKHKTPLLDQLESGPWPSFVSDIKQEADARAKNEKGLDYQIPVDCPDDLLGVLEMSYTDGETHWKHGGIVGVFGYGGGVIGRYCDQPQMFPGVAHFHTVRVAQPNGKWYNTKLLNGLMDIWELRGSGLTNMHGATGDIVFLGTTTPQLEEIFWELTHGLEIDLGGSGSNLRTPATCLGMSRCEYACYDSQELCYNLTQEYQDELHRPAFPYKFKFKFDGCPNGCVAAIARSDLSFIGTWKDPIKVDQEAVAAYVGGEIAPNAGAHAGRDWGKFDIQKEVVDLCPSKCISYDGKLTIDHKECVRCMHCINTMPRALHIGDERGCSILCGAKAPILDGPQMGSLLVPFIEVNKDDDYQAIKDIIENVWDWWMEEGKNRERIGETMKRLGMAALIDAAGVPVDARQVQEPRHNPYIFWKAEDVEGGWDRDINEFRKRHQR, encoded by the coding sequence ATGGCGAAACACAAGACTCCTCTGTTGGATCAGCTGGAAAGCGGCCCGTGGCCCAGCTTCGTATCCGACATTAAACAGGAGGCAGACGCTCGAGCCAAGAACGAGAAGGGTCTGGATTACCAGATCCCCGTCGACTGTCCCGATGATTTGCTGGGTGTTCTGGAAATGTCCTACACCGATGGTGAGACTCACTGGAAGCACGGCGGCATCGTCGGCGTCTTCGGTTACGGCGGCGGCGTTATCGGCCGTTACTGCGACCAGCCGCAGATGTTCCCCGGCGTTGCTCACTTCCACACCGTCCGCGTGGCTCAGCCCAACGGCAAGTGGTACAACACCAAGCTGCTCAACGGCCTGATGGACATCTGGGAACTCCGTGGTTCCGGTCTGACCAACATGCACGGCGCCACCGGCGACATCGTGTTCCTGGGCACCACCACTCCCCAGCTCGAAGAGATCTTCTGGGAACTGACCCACGGTCTCGAAATCGACCTCGGCGGTTCCGGCTCGAACCTGCGTACCCCCGCCACCTGCCTCGGCATGTCCCGCTGCGAGTACGCCTGCTACGATTCCCAGGAGCTGTGCTACAACCTGACTCAGGAATACCAGGACGAGCTGCATCGCCCGGCGTTCCCCTATAAGTTCAAGTTCAAGTTCGACGGTTGCCCCAACGGTTGCGTTGCGGCCATCGCTCGTTCCGACCTGTCCTTCATCGGCACCTGGAAAGACCCGATCAAGGTCGATCAGGAAGCCGTTGCCGCCTACGTCGGCGGTGAAATCGCTCCCAACGCCGGTGCTCACGCCGGTCGTGACTGGGGCAAGTTCGACATCCAGAAGGAAGTCGTTGACCTGTGTCCCTCCAAGTGCATCTCCTACGATGGCAAGCTGACCATCGACCACAAGGAATGCGTCCGCTGCATGCACTGCATCAACACCATGCCTCGCGCCCTGCACATCGGCGACGAGCGCGGCTGTTCGATCCTGTGCGGCGCCAAGGCCCCGATCCTCGACGGTCCCCAGATGGGCTCCCTGCTCGTTCCGTTCATCGAAGTGAACAAGGACGACGACTACCAGGCCATCAAGGACATCATCGAGAACGTGTGGGATTGGTGGATGGAAGAAGGCAAGAACCGCGAGCGCATCGGTGAGACCATGAAGCGCCTCGGTATGGCCGCCCTGATCGACGCCGCCGGCGTTCCCGTCGACGCCCGTCAGGTTCAGGAGCCCCGCCACAACCCCTACATCTTCTGGAAAGCCGAAGACGTCGAAGGCGGTTGGGATCGCGATATCAACGAATTCCGCAAGCGCCACCAGCGCTAA
- a CDS encoding cobyrinate a,c-diamide synthase, protein MFNPDPRILLAGLSGGTGKTIVSLACARAFSRAGRVVAPFKKGPDYIDAQWLSLAASRPCSNLDPYFHSRDVIRSVFHHKSIGADLSLIEGNRGLFDGMDEHGSCSSAELARMLDAPVILAIDCTKMTRTVAAVVQGCAGFEPGLNLAGVILNRTAGERHRSVLRRSMETHTDIPVLGMLPKMVSNPIPERHMGLMSDQEYDGSGHLDALADLASEWLDLEGIERAALAAPDFGPTPPPIFPGEPAARKARIGYVHDAALWFYYPENLEALEHAGAELVRLSLLDPEPWPEVDGLYLGGGFPEVFAERIAANRPVLDHLRALAESGLPIYAECGGFMVLCERLEIDNASHAMAGVFPLTTSFCPRPQGLGYTEAEVVADTVFFPAGTRVLGHEFHYSMCVSERAGELEHGLRMVRGQGSALGRDGFLHRNTWAGYNHIHALAVPGWAERFVAAAAARATGARP, encoded by the coding sequence TTGTTCAATCCAGACCCGCGTATACTCCTTGCCGGCCTCTCCGGCGGCACCGGAAAGACCATTGTCTCCCTGGCCTGCGCCCGTGCGTTCAGCCGCGCAGGGCGGGTCGTGGCCCCGTTCAAGAAGGGGCCGGACTACATCGACGCCCAGTGGCTTTCCCTGGCCGCATCCCGGCCGTGCTCCAACCTGGACCCCTATTTCCATTCCCGCGACGTCATTCGGTCCGTGTTTCACCACAAGTCCATCGGGGCCGACCTGAGCCTCATCGAGGGCAACCGGGGGCTGTTCGACGGCATGGACGAGCACGGCTCCTGCTCCAGCGCGGAGCTGGCCCGGATGCTCGACGCGCCGGTGATCCTGGCCATCGACTGCACCAAGATGACCCGCACCGTGGCGGCCGTGGTCCAGGGATGCGCCGGTTTCGAGCCGGGGCTGAACCTGGCGGGCGTCATCCTCAACCGCACGGCGGGCGAACGTCACCGCTCGGTCCTGCGGCGCTCCATGGAGACCCACACGGACATCCCGGTGCTCGGCATGCTCCCCAAGATGGTCAGCAACCCCATCCCGGAGCGGCACATGGGCCTCATGTCCGACCAGGAATACGACGGCTCGGGCCATCTGGACGCGCTGGCCGACCTGGCCTCGGAGTGGCTCGACCTGGAGGGCATCGAACGGGCGGCCCTGGCCGCGCCCGATTTCGGCCCCACGCCGCCGCCCATATTTCCCGGCGAGCCCGCCGCAAGAAAGGCGCGCATCGGCTACGTGCACGACGCGGCCCTGTGGTTCTACTACCCGGAGAACCTGGAGGCCCTGGAGCACGCCGGGGCGGAACTGGTCCGGTTGAGCCTGCTCGATCCCGAACCGTGGCCGGAGGTCGACGGCCTGTACCTGGGCGGGGGGTTTCCCGAGGTCTTTGCCGAGCGCATCGCGGCCAATCGGCCGGTCCTGGACCATCTGCGGGCCCTGGCCGAGTCCGGGCTGCCCATCTACGCCGAGTGCGGCGGGTTCATGGTCCTGTGCGAGCGCCTCGAGATCGACAACGCGTCCCACGCCATGGCCGGGGTCTTTCCGCTGACCACCTCCTTCTGCCCGCGTCCCCAGGGGCTGGGCTACACCGAGGCCGAGGTGGTGGCGGACACGGTCTTTTTCCCGGCAGGTACCCGCGTGCTGGGCCACGAGTTCCACTATTCCATGTGCGTGTCCGAACGCGCCGGAGAACTCGAACACGGTCTGCGCATGGTCCGGGGGCAGGGCAGCGCGCTGGGCCGCGACGGATTCCTGCACCGCAACACCTGGGCGGGCTACAACCACATCCACGCCCTGGCCGTTCCCGGCTGGGCGGAGCGGTTCGTGGCGGCCGCTGCGGCCCGCGCCACAGGCGCACGCCCGTAA
- a CDS encoding DegT/DnrJ/EryC1/StrS family aminotransferase: protein MSIPFIDLKTQYRQIEKQIKQNIDNVLEHGAYVMGPEIGEIEARLSNYAGVSFGVSCASGTDALMMSLMALGVGPGDAVFTTPFTFIATAEVVSLLGATPVFVDIDPVTFNIDADDLRRKIRYVRENRKDLKARGVIAVDIFGQPADYEAIEPLAHNAGLWLIVDAAQSFGATYKGKSVCALGDIACTSFFPAKPLGCYGDGGMVFVHNEDLHKLLVSIRVHGMGEDRYENDRLGITGRMDSIQAAVLLAKFEIFPKEIEMRQVVADRYAALLADVDGVTAPSVPEGNTSVWAQYCVLARDNAHRTELMGRLAEASVPSGIYYPKPLHLQKAFESLKYAPGDFPVSEDVASRIFALPMHPYLTSEDQESIVKVLKG, encoded by the coding sequence ATGAGCATACCGTTTATTGACCTGAAAACGCAGTACAGACAGATAGAGAAACAGATAAAGCAGAACATCGACAACGTCCTGGAGCACGGGGCCTATGTCATGGGGCCGGAGATCGGCGAGATCGAGGCCCGGTTGTCCAATTACGCGGGCGTGTCCTTCGGCGTGAGCTGCGCCTCGGGTACCGATGCGCTGATGATGTCCCTGATGGCGCTTGGCGTCGGTCCCGGCGACGCGGTTTTCACCACCCCGTTCACCTTCATCGCCACCGCCGAAGTGGTGTCCCTGCTGGGTGCGACCCCGGTCTTCGTGGACATCGACCCGGTGACCTTCAACATCGACGCCGACGACCTGCGGCGCAAGATCCGCTACGTCCGCGAGAACCGCAAGGACCTCAAGGCCCGGGGCGTCATCGCCGTGGACATCTTCGGCCAGCCCGCCGACTATGAGGCCATCGAGCCCCTGGCCCACAACGCCGGGCTGTGGCTCATCGTGGACGCTGCCCAGTCCTTCGGCGCGACCTACAAGGGCAAGTCCGTCTGCGCCCTGGGCGACATCGCCTGTACCTCCTTCTTCCCGGCCAAGCCGCTCGGCTGCTACGGGGACGGCGGCATGGTCTTCGTGCACAACGAGGACCTGCACAAGCTGCTGGTCTCCATCCGCGTCCACGGCATGGGCGAGGACAGGTACGAAAACGACCGGCTGGGCATCACCGGGCGCATGGATTCCATCCAGGCCGCCGTGCTCCTGGCCAAGTTCGAGATATTCCCCAAGGAGATCGAGATGCGCCAGGTGGTGGCGGACCGCTACGCCGCGCTGCTGGCCGACGTGGACGGCGTGACCGCGCCTTCCGTCCCCGAGGGCAACACCTCGGTCTGGGCGCAGTACTGCGTCCTGGCCCGCGACAACGCCCACCGCACCGAGCTCATGGGACGGCTGGCCGAGGCGTCCGTGCCGTCGGGCATCTACTACCCCAAGCCGCTGCACCTGCAGAAGGCGTTCGAGTCCCTGAAGTACGCTCCCGGCGACTTCCCGGTGTCCGAGGACGTTGCCTCGCGCATCTTTGCACTGCCCATGCACCCGTACCTGACCTCCGAGGATCAGGAGAGCATCGTCAAGGTGCTCAAGGGGTAA
- the dsrB gene encoding dissimilatory-type sulfite reductase subunit beta encodes MAFISSGYNPDKPMEGRVSDIGPRHFGEYLPPVIKANFGKWDYHEIIEPGILLHVAQSGDKTYTVRAGTARLMSVTHLREICAIADKFSGGYVRFTTRNNLEFQVETEEAAKELKKYLNDQKFPGGAHKFPVGGTGAGVTNIVHTQGWVHCHTPATDASGTVKATMDVVFDDFTNMKLPAPVRISMACCLNMCGAVHCSDIAILGIHRKPPLIDHKYLDNLCEIPLAVAACPTGAVRPSKVEVDGETYKTVAIKEERCMFCGNCYTMCPSLPLSDGEGDGIAIMVGGKISNRITKPAFSKVVVPYVPNEPPRWPTMTKVIKKILDTYAADANKYERLGDWANRIGWERFFEKCDLPFTEHLIDDFRDPAYYTWRQTTQFKW; translated from the coding sequence ATGGCTTTTATTTCTTCTGGGTACAATCCCGACAAACCGATGGAAGGTCGGGTTTCCGACATCGGCCCTCGTCACTTTGGCGAGTACCTGCCCCCGGTTATCAAAGCTAACTTTGGTAAATGGGACTACCATGAGATCATCGAGCCCGGCATCCTGCTGCACGTGGCCCAGTCCGGCGACAAGACCTACACCGTCCGCGCCGGTACCGCCCGCCTGATGTCCGTCACTCACCTGCGTGAAATCTGCGCCATCGCCGACAAGTTCTCCGGCGGTTACGTCCGTTTCACCACCCGTAACAACCTCGAGTTCCAGGTGGAGACCGAAGAGGCCGCCAAGGAACTGAAAAAGTACCTGAACGACCAGAAGTTCCCCGGCGGAGCCCACAAGTTCCCCGTCGGCGGCACCGGCGCCGGTGTGACCAACATCGTTCACACCCAGGGTTGGGTCCACTGCCACACCCCCGCGACCGACGCTTCCGGTACCGTTAAGGCCACCATGGACGTCGTCTTCGACGACTTCACCAACATGAAGCTGCCCGCCCCGGTGCGCATCTCCATGGCCTGCTGCCTGAACATGTGCGGCGCCGTGCACTGCTCCGATATCGCCATCCTCGGTATCCACCGCAAGCCGCCGCTGATCGACCACAAGTACCTGGACAACCTGTGCGAAATCCCCCTGGCCGTGGCCGCCTGCCCCACCGGTGCAGTCCGTCCCTCCAAGGTGGAAGTCGACGGCGAGACCTACAAGACCGTCGCCATTAAGGAAGAGCGCTGCATGTTCTGCGGCAACTGCTACACCATGTGTCCCTCCCTGCCGCTGTCCGACGGCGAGGGCGACGGCATCGCCATCATGGTTGGCGGCAAGATCTCCAACCGCATCACCAAGCCGGCCTTCTCCAAGGTCGTCGTCCCCTACGTGCCCAACGAGCCGCCTCGCTGGCCCACGATGACCAAGGTGATCAAGAAGATCCTCGACACCTACGCTGCCGACGCCAACAAGTACGAGCGTCTGGGCGACTGGGCCAACCGCATCGGTTGGGAGCGTTTCTTCGAGAAATGCGACCTGCCCTTCACCGAGCACCTGATCGACGACTTCCGTGATCCGGCGTACTACACCTGGCGCCAGACCACTCAGTTCAAGTGGTAA
- a CDS encoding dissimilatory sulfite reductase D family protein gives MALDPAAAKAEIIKFCEEKSASKTKFYFNDFTKLFPDEKSRDVKKLLTQLVQEEKMVFWSSGSTTMYGLAGVGKQAASEGEA, from the coding sequence ATGGCACTCGATCCCGCAGCTGCGAAAGCTGAAATCATCAAGTTCTGCGAAGAGAAGTCCGCCAGCAAGACTAAGTTCTACTTCAACGACTTCACCAAGCTTTTCCCGGATGAGAAGAGCCGCGACGTGAAAAAGCTCCTGACCCAGCTGGTTCAGGAAGAGAAGATGGTGTTCTGGTCCTCCGGGTCCACCACCATGTACGGTCTGGCCGGTGTCGGCAAGCAGGCCGCTTCCGAGGGCGAAGCCTAG
- a CDS encoding GNAT family N-acetyltransferase — translation MELKLYPPRSPVAQREAWIRAAVTTGQGDPFCCAPEWQMSYHEAFNPGRRLLIEASGGNVLAFAEHAPSPDEIFLTPIEAHWCFGCPLLGHDAVPLFEELLPEIERRYAPRFPRIVISGVRPDGPLPARLIRAFADRFDFYLLASSEQCGASLEGGLDGFLSRRSANHRKKLRKQRKRTQEQGVTFERHAPVAESEAAEVYARMLDVESRSWKGIGRCGMAETPALEFYDAMMRRLALLNGSRIIFARRDGRDIGFIFGGLAGAVYRGQQFSYDDEWKEFSIGNLMQVEQVGWLCEEGAARYDMGPLSGPKMGYKSHWTENRVRIETWALIRR, via the coding sequence TTGGAACTCAAACTCTACCCGCCCCGCTCCCCCGTGGCCCAGCGCGAGGCCTGGATCAGGGCCGCCGTCACCACCGGTCAGGGCGACCCGTTCTGCTGCGCCCCGGAGTGGCAGATGTCCTATCACGAGGCCTTCAACCCCGGCCGCCGCCTGCTCATCGAGGCCTCGGGCGGGAACGTCCTGGCCTTTGCCGAGCACGCTCCCTCCCCGGACGAGATTTTCCTGACCCCCATCGAGGCCCACTGGTGCTTCGGCTGTCCCCTGCTGGGCCACGACGCGGTCCCCTTATTCGAGGAGCTGCTGCCCGAGATCGAGCGCCGCTACGCCCCCCGCTTTCCGCGCATCGTGATCAGCGGCGTGCGCCCGGACGGCCCCCTGCCCGCGCGCCTGATCCGGGCCTTCGCCGACCGCTTCGACTTCTACCTGCTGGCCTCCAGCGAGCAGTGCGGGGCGTCCCTGGAGGGCGGCCTGGACGGATTCCTGTCCCGACGCTCGGCCAACCACCGCAAGAAGCTGCGCAAACAGCGGAAGCGGACGCAGGAGCAGGGGGTGACCTTCGAGCGCCACGCCCCGGTCGCCGAGTCCGAGGCCGCCGAAGTCTACGCCCGAATGCTCGACGTGGAGTCCCGGAGCTGGAAGGGCATCGGCCGGTGCGGCATGGCCGAGACCCCGGCGCTCGAATTCTACGACGCCATGATGCGGCGGCTCGCCTTGCTGAACGGCTCGCGGATCATCTTCGCCCGGCGGGACGGCCGGGACATCGGCTTCATCTTCGGCGGTCTGGCCGGGGCCGTCTACCGGGGACAGCAGTTCAGCTACGACGACGAGTGGAAGGAATTCTCCATCGGCAACCTGATGCAGGTGGAGCAGGTCGGCTGGCTGTGCGAGGAAGGCGCGGCCCGCTATGACATGGGGCCTCTGAGCGGCCCCAAGATGGGCTACAAGAGCCATTGGACGGAAAACCGGGTGCGCATCGAGACCTGGGCGCTCATCCGGAGGTGA